GCGTGAATACTGGTAGGGGAAAATTCCTGGCCGTCGCTTTTATCACCGTTCTCGTCCTGCCTGCCGTTCTTGCGTCGCAAAAGGCTTTTGCAGACGGCCTCACGCAGGAAAATCTTCCTCCTGCAACATTTGGCAACCGGGAGGCAGCGCTTTTTGTCAAGATTAATCCGCCGATTCTGACGACAGAATCGCAGCAGGATGCGTACCTGCAGTTCAGGCTGTTTGACGTCAAGACCAACGAGACGATAAAGTTCCCGACGCTCAACATCGCCGTGTACAAGGGCACGGACCCGAAAGCCAAGCCCCTCATGCAGGATTTCTTCCAGAGTGAAAACGGCCTCTTGACGCTAAAGATAAAGCCGCAGGAAGGCCCTGTCCAGATCCAGGGCAGCCGGGAGCCGTTCCTTAGCGCATTGCAGGCAGACCCTGGCGGAACGGTGAACGTCAGCGGGCCGGTATTGCTGGACGGCGGGCTGTACCGCATCGATGTAGAGGTATTTGGCATCGATTTTCCTACTAACATCTTCAAGGACGAGGACGTCAAGACGTTCGAGACCGCCCTCTCTGTGGGCGATGTCTATAGCCAGAACGTCCAGTCTGCAGACGGCAAGACCTACCCGATGTCTATAATCTCGTACTACGACAAGGTTGAGGACTTTAACTTTAACGCAGAATCCAAGACCTATTCCTGGGCCATGCCCTTTGACTGGAATGTAGAGAGGATACAGAACGCACCAAATGTTTTCGTGCATGAAGAGGTGAAGGTGCCCAAGTCGTTTGCAGGCGTGGGCGACGCGTCTGCCTTTGAGGCCAAGGTCAACGGCAAGCCCATTGCGGGCCGCATGCTGGCAGTCGACCCGTTCGCAGACGAGAACAACCTCATACTGCACTTTCTGATAAACAAGAACGACATACTGGACATGGCCAGGAACGATCCTCCGGCTGATGGAAAGATGTCGTTCTCCTTCTCTCCAGCCGGCGCCGCAGGGGAGCAGACATCAGGCGAGATATCCACAGACACGGGCGGCATCCATGTCCTCATGAACTGGACTCCAAGCCAGCTCAAGGCAGGCACCGATACGAAACTCAACATGCGGTTTGTCGACGCGTTTGCCGGCGCCAGCATCACCGACGACGTCAAGTACGACATCAAGATATTTGACAAGGCCGGCAAGGAGGTATTTGCAAAGGCGGACCAGATTGCCAAGGGCGGCGCAGGCGAGCAGACGGGATTGAACTTCCCTGCCGACGAGAACTACCGCGTCGAGGTGACGGTCAAGGGGCTAGTCAAGGAAGGGCAGGCGCCTGACCTCACGAGAAACGGGATTGCAAGAGGTGCAGTCGTGGTGCCGGAATTTCCTGCCGGGGCGATGGTTGCAGTCGCCGGCGCAATTGCCGCCATAGTCGCGGCCCAGAGATTGATGGCGCGAAAAAGCAAATGAAGAGCGGCTTTTACGACGAACTGTCGGAAAAGACCTACAACGAAATACCGCGCATCCCGGCGTCAAACAGGGTGATGCTGCACGTCAGCCCGTTCTCGGTGGGCCAGAGCTACGTCACTGCCAAGGTGGAAAACCGTCGCGGCGACACCGTCAACATCAACATCGAGGGCGGCCGGCTCGGAGTCGACCTGCAGGAAACATTGTTCAGGCTAGGCGACAATAGGCTGCCGAAACATGCCTACATTGTCACCACCATAAACGAGACAGGCAGGATACTGGCGCGCAAGGTCCCGGTGCTTGGCGTCAAGGACTGGCTCTTGATATACGAGGACGACCTGTTCCTGCTTGCGGTAAAGGACGCCTATGACGAGATCGAGATAATGGTGGTCTAGATGATGCTGGTAGTAGAGCCCCACCGGCCTGAAAACGCCAACTCGCCTATGGGCTTTCTCGACCTTGGCGCAAGCTCTTTTTCCCGCGGCTTTTCAGGCAGCGTTTCCGGGTTTCCGTAATATCCTATTGCTATCATCGTTGCAGGCTCGAATCCCTGTGGTATTTCAAAACTCTGCCTTGCCTTTTCAACGTCGAATCCTCCCATGACGTGCATGGCGAGGCCCTGATTGTACGCTTCAAGGAACATGTACGCAGTAGCCGCCCCAACGTCGTGCATGTAGTGCCTGTTGTCCTTGTCGTTGTGTGTGTACGTCCTCTTGGCGACCGCGCACATCAGGACTGGCGCCTTTCTGGCATACGAGTTGCCCTCTGAAAGGACCGACCGCGCGGCCTCTAGCATCTCTTTGTTGTTTTCAGCGGTAAAGACGATGAACCGCCACGGCTGCTCGTTAGAGCTTGAAGGCGCCCACCGCGCGGCCTCTAAAAGGGACATTACCTTTTGCTTTTCAACTGGCCTGTCGGAAAACGCCCTTGCGCTCCACCTCTTTGCAATGAGGTCGTTTATGGTGTAATCTGCCTTGGCGGTTTTGTTGTCCATGCTTGCACCCTATCGAGAGTCAGGGAATTTCTCTGTTTTGGTGGAAATAAAATACATAGGTCCGTTTGCCTATTAATTATATACTCCCCAATATTTGGGATATGCGATAAAAACTTTCCGCATCATGGTTAAACTATATTCTTATGGCAAAATCTTCGAAATAAACATGAAAATGGCTAACTCTCAATACTTCTTAAAGGCGACCGCGCCAGCAAGTCCAGTACCATGGGGAAGCAGTGTAGAATTTGTAGTACCGAGCGGAGTAACGTCGCTTGCATCTACATCGACAGGCAAATGGTGTACTGCTGCAAACCTTGTGGATGTAACGGATGCACATCCTGGAATTAAATGGGTAGAATGCAGCGTCACATACTTTGCATCCGGAGGAAGCCAGCCTCAAGGGTGGTACTTTTGGTATGGATGGAGTGGCAATACTAATGGCACGTACCAGTCCTTAGGCTATGATCCTACTGGCCATACTATTAGACTGAAGCTTAAACAAGTTTTTGGCGCAATCCGCTAGACTTTAATAATTTCAAATACTATGACCAGAACGATAATGTGATAACCTTTACGCCTACTATAGTTGCAGAAACAAATAATGGCGCATTTGCATGTTGTGCAGGACAAACAAACTGTATAGGATACAATACAAGCACGCTGGTAATATCGCGTAATTGTACAAGCTGTTGATAGGTATCGCTGCCCGCTTCAAATATTGGTGACACCATTTGAGAAAATATCAAGCGAGGTTGGCCATTATCGCCATAATTCTGTCTACAGTGCTAGCTAGCATTGCAGCTTTATCCTTGATTCCTATTGCTGCTTATGCCGCGGTTGACTTTGGTCTTGTTAGTACTACTTCGTTAGAAGGTACGGATGTGCGTATTGAAGTCTTGGGCCCTGTCAAATTTGATGAACCAAATCAAGTTTTGCCATACTTGGCAAACGGGACGGACTATACCTTTAATGTATCCTTCTTCGAGCCCAACAGTGCAAAGCCGCTCAAAGATGTCAATTACAATATCGTGATCACAAACTCGCTAGATTCATCAGGCAATGAACTATTCAATGCTGCAAAACAGGCTAACAGTCCTAACAACATGCTGCACAGCGCAAATGGAAATGTGACAATCAAGTACAATTTTAAAGAAATACAAAGCGCAATAGTGGTAATACAGTTTTATGGTACCAATTCTGCACCGAGTAACCAGCAGCATGAATTTATCTATCAGGTTGTAGATTCTAGAACCATTCCAGAATTTCCTCTAGCGCCTGTCATCCTTGCATCCAGTTTGGTAACAGCTATTGTTGTAAGAATCATGATCAAGAGGCCCTGAACCAAATTATCTTTTCTGAGAATGGGAATGAAATCGACAAATGCGAACTGGTGAGCGTTGTTTTGACCAAAGACAGGCTAATTCAATAGCTTGTCGCACACTAATAGATGCATTGTATAAGGAGATTTCAATCAAAAGTCTTTTGAGTTATCTGAATTGAAACGAGAAGTGATAATAATAGCCTGGCCGGACGCAGCTTTTGACTACGCCGACCAGACGTTTGTTCCCCATCGGTTTGGTCGATGTAGCACACACTATGCAACAAGATAATTTAAACCTGATGGCGCCGCATGAGAGCAAATGTGGGTCTAAAAGCTATTATGAGCAGGTCAAATAGCTCAAGAAATACCTTTAAATGACTAGAGCCTATCTTGAATGTAGATATGCCAGTCGTGGGGATTGATGATCTGGCGATCTATGTCCCAAAGCTTTACATCGATTACAAGGATTTCGCCCAAGCTAGAGGAATTGATCCGCAGAAACTAGAGTACGGCATCGGCATCCGCAAGATGGCGATTGCCGACACCAATCAGGACCCTGCCTGCATGGCAGCAAACGCCTGCCTGAAACTCATGCAAAAGGCGCACATACACCCGCAGGACGTCGGCAGGCTTTATGTCGCTACAGAATCAGCGCTTGACGAATCCAAGGCCCTCAACTCTTTTGTCATAGGCATGCTGGAGCAGGTGTACGGGGAAGGCTCTTTTGAGCACGCCGGCGGCATCGAGTGCAAGTTTGCCTGCGTCTCAGGTTCATATGCATTGCACGATAACGCCAACTGGATACGCGCCGAGGAAAACAGCGGCAAGGCCGCAATCGTCATCGTGAGCGACATTGCGAAATACGACCTTGGCTCAGCCGGCGAGTACACGCAGGGAGCCGGCGCTGTTGCATTATTGATAAAGGAAGAGCCACGCCTCATGGCTTTTGACCCCAAGGTCGCTTCCACCGTCATCAAAAACGAGTACGACTTTTACAGGCCCTTTGGCAAAGAGACCCCGCTTGTTAACGGCGGCTACTCCAACCTTCTCTACCTCATACAGGTGAGAAAGGCGTTTGACGCCTACAAGGAAAAGGCCCTGAAGACAGGACTTGTTAAACTGAACGAGGGCGAGGCCATCACCGACCACATCGACTTTTTCTCCGTCCACCTGCCGTACCGCAGGATGGGCGAAAAGGCGCTTGCATACCTCCTGAGGCACGAGTGGCGCCACCTCCCGCGCTGGAAGCACGTCACAAAGGAGATAGGCATGAACGAGCCGCAGCCAAAGGACCCGAGGGGCACTATTGAATCCATTCTTGCCGACACTGACTTCATGAAGGCAGACGAGCAGTTCCGCAGGGCGTTCATGCAGACGTCGTTCTACAACGAGACGTACGAGAAAAAGATGGCAAGTTCCCTTGAAGCCTCTGCGCAGATTGGCAACCTCTACACGGCCTCGATGTACATGGGCCTGAGAAGCCTGCTTGAATTCGAGTTCAAAAAGGGCACGGACCTTGAGGGCAAGCGTATCGGCTTTGGCTCGTACGGGAGCGGAAGCAGCGCGATGGTCTTTTCCGGCATCATGCAGCCCACCTACAAGGAGATCGTCAAGGGCCTGGACCTTGAGAACGACATTGGCGACCGCGTGAAACTGTCGATAGACGAGTACGAGCGCCTACACAGAAAGGAAATTGACTTTAACTCTGCGGTGACAAAGGCGCACAAGGAGTTCGTGCTTGTAAAACTCGGCGGCAGCACCGCGGACAAGGCCGGCTTTAGAGAATACGACTATGTCAGCTAGTTGCGCTAACTAGCTGACTACCTTGAACTCTATTCCTTTCCTTTTCATAAAGTCAAGCAGCTTTTGCGAGCGCTTCTCGTTCTCCAGCTCCAGGCTCAGGTAGACGCCTGCGGTCCCCGCGGGGATGTTGGCCGAGAGCCTGTCGTGCTCCACCTCGACGATGTTGACCGACAGTTCTGCAATGTCGTCGACCACCTCTTTCAGGGCGCCCGGCTTGTCCGGGAGCAGGATGAATATCTTGACCAGCCTGCCCATCTGCATCAGGCCCTTTGCCACCACCTGGCCGAGCAGGTACATGTCGACGTTTCCGCCCGACAGCAATGATATCACCTTCTCGTTCTTGCCCGCCTGGTGGCCGTTTGAGAGAAGGTATGCAAGGCTTGCGGCGCCTGCCGGCTCGACTACGAGTTTTGCGCGCTCCATTAGGAGAAACATCGTCTTTACAATCGCGGTGTCGTCTACAAGCACAATGTCGTCAAGGTGCTTGCTGACTATTTCGTACGTGAGCTTGCCGGGGCTCTTGACAGAGATGCCGTCTGCGATTGTATAGCCTGCCTTTACCGACTGGAGCGAGCCCTTTGCCATCGACTCTTTCATCGCAGGAAACGCCCTTGACTCGACTCCGATTATCTTGATGTCCGGCTTTTTCGCCTTGATCGCGATGGATACGCCTGCGGCAAGACCTCCGCCTCCGACTGGCAGGTACACCCTGTCGGCGCCTGCAAGGTCTTCCATAAGCTCTAGGCCGATGGTCCCCTGCCCTGCAATCACGTCCGGGTCGTCAAACGCGTGGATTATGGTCTTGCCCTCCTGTTTTGCGATTTCCTGCGTGGCCTCCCACGCTTCGTCGTAGTTAAAGCCCTTCTGGACCACCTCTGCGCCGTACGACCTTGTGGCCGCGACCTTGGCCGGCGACGCGTTCTGCGGCATGACAATCGTGCAGGGCACGTTTTTCCTTGCGCTTGCAAACGCGACTCCCTGCGCGTGGTTGCCTGCAGATGCCGCAATCACGCCATAGCCTGCCTGCTTTTCTGTCAGGCTGCCCACCTTGGCAAGCGCGCCGCGCACCTTGAACGAGCCGGTCAGCTGCAGGCATTCAAGTTTCAGGAACACGTTTGTGCCGGCAAGCTTTGAAAACGTGCTTGAGCGCTGCAGCGGGGTCTTTCTGACGGTGCCCTCCAGCAGGCTCCTTGCCTTCACAATGTCGTCATAGGTCGGGACCCTGTGCTTCCTGTCGGCCTTCCACACGCTGTCGTCATTCATTATTATGGATGCAGGGCAACAGCAGCCAAGCGCCTTAATTATAATTTGTGCCTTCCCAAAGACTCAAAAGCAACCGTCCTGAGAAAAAGCCGTGAGCAGCAGCGCTGTTGCAGGCGGTATCGTGGTGGGCGTTGCGTTTGTGGTGGTGTTTTCAATGTTCTCTATTCCCTCCGGGTTTGAGGGCAACATCGAGGACGTGACAATATCGCTTGAAAGAACGCCCTGCTTTGGTTTCTGTCCCGATTATACGGTCACTGTCTTTGGCAACGGCACCGTGGTGTATGAGGGCCGCAACTTTGTCTATGCCAAGGGCGAGCAGAGGGCGCAGATCGCGCAGTCCGACGTCAAGGAGCTCGTGGACGAATTCTACCGCGTCGGGTTCTTCTCGATGAAAGACCGCTACGAGGCGCAGGTGACGGACCTCCCGTCTCAGACTACTTCGATAACGGCTGGCGACGCGACCAAGAGCGTGTACAGGTACGGCCCCGAGCCGCAGCGGCTTGTGATGCTTGAGGACAAGATAGATGAAGTGGCAAAAACCGCGCAGTGGGTAAAAGGAGAAGGATAAGAATAACAGAAAGAAAAAAGGCCCCTGGTTAGTTAGGGCAGCCTTCCATCTTTTGTATCCAGTAGCCCTGCTGCTTGATTGATTTCTCTACAAACGGCGGAGCTTCCTGGATGTGGCAGAACTGGCACTCTTCAGAGGTCATCTTCTGTCCTGCCTGGCCCACGGTTGCGAGCCACTGCTGGCCGTACTGGATGGCCTTTTCGTGGGGGGTGTTTGCCTCGACCACGACGTCAAAGTGCATTATCTTGCCGTCCTTCTTTTGCACGTATGTATCGTAAACTGCGCATTCCATAGAAAAAAGTCCGCGAAGACGGTATTTAATCTATGAACCCGCTTTTCACCTTGTGAAAAAGGTGGCAATAACGTGGTGGTTCTAATGTTATTATACCGGGGCTCCTCCTCGTTTCGCCAGTTGGCCCTGGTTTTCCAGCAGATAAGGAGGATGGATTCTGGCTGCGTCACGTACCTGATAGGCTCGACAATGACCAAGGAATGCGCCATTGTTGACCCGCTCCTTGACACCGATTATGTGGCAGAGGAGGCGAAAAAAGCTGGATTAAAGATCGTGTACGTGATTGACACGCACACGCACGCCGACCATGTTTCCGGCGCGCGCAACATCGCCAGGCAGTTTGGCCTGCCAGGCGTCCACATGTCTGAAAAGTCGCAGAGCAGGTTCAAGACAATCCCTCTCAAGGACGGGCAGGCTATCAAGCTGGGAGAAGACGTCGAATTGAAGTTTGTCTACACGCCGGGCCACACGTACGACCACATGTGCATCCTTGTCAACAACGGGAAAATACTGACAGGCGACACGCTCTTTGTCGGAGACGTGGGGAGGGTAGACCTCGGCGGCGACGCCCGCGACAAGTCCGATAAATTGTTTGACAGCCTGCACGGAAAACTGATGAAGCTTGCAGACGGCGTGGAGGTGTACCCGGCGCACGTCGGCGCTGCTCACCACCTTGGAAACGCTAGGACGTCGTCAACCATCGGCACCGAGCGGGAAAACAACGGCGCGCTAAAGGCAGCCGACAAGGATGCCTTTTTCAAGTACATGACCGAGGACTGGCCGCCCAAGCCGCCAGACTACCAGAACATCATACGCCTGAACAAGGGCGAAGCCTCGATAGCGATGGTTTAAATCCGATCTTTTGGATACGGTGCCTGCAGCATGTTCCGCAGCAGGATGGCCGGTAACGCCGGTAGTAGCAGCAACTACAAGGCACAGGAATTCCCCGAAGGGTTTGCGTGGCTCAACGCAGAAAAGCCGCTTTCCATGGCAGGCCTGAAGGGCCACGTGGTGGTGCTTGACTTTTGGACATACTGCTGCATAAACTGCATGCACACGCTTCCCACGCTCGACTGGCTGGAGAAAAAGTACCGCGGCCAGCCAGTGGTGTTCATCGGCGTTCATTCCGCGAAATTCTTTAACGAGCAGCAGGCGCAAAACGTGCAGGAGGCAATCGGCCGCTATGAAATAGGTCATCCTGTAGTAGTCGACCAGGAAATGAAGATCTGGCGCTCGTACGGCGTCACTGCGTGGCCCACGATCGTAATAGTCGACCCGAAGTGCAATGTCGTGTACCAGCAGGCCGGCGAGGGCCAGCGCGACGAGCTTGACGACGTGATTGGCGTTCTGCTGGAGCGGCACCGTGCCGCAGGGACGCTTGCAAAAGAGCCAATCGAGATAGGGCATCCAAAGCAGGCGCAAAAGCGCGTGCTGTCGTACCCCGGCAAGCTTGCGTTTTCGCCGGATGGCAGGATGCTTGCGATAAGCGATTCAAACCACAACCGCGTGCTTGTCGTGGATATTGAAAGCGGGAATCTGGTCCACAAGGTGGGAGGCACGGCGCGGGACCTGCGCGACGGCAGTTTTGAAGAGGCGCGCTTTTTCCGCCCACAGGGGCTTGCGTGGGCCGGGGACAGGATAATCTACGTCGCAGACACCGAGAACCACGCGCTCCGGGAAATCGACATTTCCGCAAAAACAGTCAGGACGCTTGCCGGCGACGGCAGGCAGGGCGCGTGGATTTCAGGAGCTCAGGACGGCAAGATGACGCAGCTGAGCTCGCCCTGGGACCTTGCGTACTCTGACGGCTTTTTGTTCATCGCGATGGCCGGCCTGCACCAGATATGGGCCTACCACATCGAGTCGGGCAAGATTGGCCCGTTTGCCGGCAGCGGCTATGAAAACATCGTCGACGGCTCTTTTTCAGAGGCCCAGTTTGCGCAGCCAAGCGGCCTTTCTATCTATGGGAACTTTTTGCTAGTCGCGGACAGCGAGGTGTCTGCGGTACGGCTCCTTGACTTTTCCAAAAAGACAGTGCAGACCGTGGTGGGCGAAGGCCTTTTCGAGTTTGGCTTTAAGGACGGCCCGCTTGCCTGGGCGCGCCTGCAGCACCCGCTGGGAGTCCACTGCGCAGGCAACAAGATCTATGTCGCCGACACGTACAACCATGCCGTGCGCCTCATAGACCTCGACACGCAGCAGGTATCGACCGTGGTGGGCAGGGCTGCTGCAGACAAGGCGATGATGATGTGCAGAATAGACGACCCTGCGTGCGACACGCTCGGGCTCTTCGAGCCTTCCGACGTCAAGCAGAAAGGAAACACGCTGTACATCGCCGACACCAACAACCACCTTGTCAGGATGTTCGACCTCGACAAGATGGTGCTCAAGACGCTTGCCATAAAAGAATAGCAGCGGCAAGAAACCTTTTTCTGCGCTGCGCACAAACCTAGTCCCTGAGATGTCATCGTCGTACCCATCTGACGTATTTTCCAGGCTCTACGCCGGCGAGGAAAGCGGCAAGCTGTACCCGAAGGAGGAGGTCGCGCAGCAGGCGCCGGAAGGCGTCGAGGACGTTCTTCAGACCAACATATTCAACGTGATGCTGAACCGCAGGTCGCAGCGCAAGTTCGAGGACAGGCAGGTGGAGGACTGGAAGATGGAAATGATATTTGCAGCCGCCGACACGGCACCAACCGCCGGCGGGTTTCAGGGGTTTGAGATATTCAACGTCAAAAAAGCAGACGTGAGGGCGAGGCTTGTCGAGGCCGCAAACAGGCAGCCGTACGTGAACGCGCCGGAGGTGCTCGTCTTTTGCATGAACCCGCAAAGGGTGAAACTGAACTTTCCGCAGGACATAATCCGCAAGTTTTCCGTGCAGGACGCCACGCTTGCGGCCGCGTACGCGCAGCTTGCCGCGCACGCGCTTGGCCTGAGCACCGTCTGGATAGGCATGATAGACGAAAAGAAGGTCATGTCCGCGCTCGGCACGGACCTCGTGCCGTCCTCGATACTGTGCATCGGCTACCCGCAAAAGATGCTGCAGCCAAAGCCAAAGCGCAACCTGGTGGAGCTAATACACACGGTTCAGTAGCCGGCGTCCATCATGAACACCAGCGTCTCTTCCCTCTTGGCGACGCTGGTCTTGTCGGCGCGCTTGACCTTGGTGTTGATGCGGACGTTGACGATGTCCTTGCCAAAGGCCACGTCGAGCCGGACGTCGACCCCGCCGGGCACCCACGCGTCGTCCTGAGCGTGGTCCAGCACGACCCCGTCCATCGGCACTATCACCTTGCTTATCTTGACCACGTTGTCGATGGCGTTGCTTATCCGGATCCTTACCGTGGCCTCTGTGTACTTTTCTGCGCAAATGCCGTCTTCCGTGGTACTGGTCTCTGACTCGAAAAAGCGGCAGACCGTGCCGGCCTCCGGCGAACCGTACAGAGCGTATCTCTGGAGCGAAAGGGAAAACGCGTCTATCAGTAGCTCTTCGTCTTCCGACTGGCGGTACACGCCTATCTCTATTGGGATCTTTGTGTACACGACTGCGTCGCTCCTCTGGTCCATCACGACTGGCGACCTGAACTTGATGTACATGTTCTTGGCCACTTGCTTTGGGGTGAGGAGCGGGGCTATGGGAAAGATGCCCACGACTATGCCGTCGTCCTTGTCGGAGACTATGGTAGTCTCTGCGGCAAGCGCGCCTGCAGCGTAGCGCTTGTACGAGTACGCGCCGGCGGCTCCTCCGGCGATGACTATTTTCTGGTTCCGGAACGTTATTTCAAGCGGCTCCGACCCCGCCTTGACCTTGTGGCGCCCAAACAGCTCCTGCAACAAACACCTGTGACAACGGAACCAATGATTTGTAAATGTTTTCCACCCGGAGGCTTTGTTTAAAAGTGACTTAGCCACGCTCAATCAGTATCATAAGTTCAAGATTCCCACGCTCAACTTCTGACTTTTTGCACAAAGCCCCACCCGGAAAAATGTGGAGAGAGAAAAACGCGGGAATGATCTGGGAGTAAGATTTTGTACGCGATCATGATTTTTCAAAAGCGCCTTTGACTTTTTGCCAGCGCGCAGAAGCATCATTAATCTTGCAAGGGCTGACACACGTCATGCGTGGGAAGAGTAGAATCTGCTGCGTGGGTTGCGCCTGAATCTGCACCAGTACTCTCGACAGTGGAGCCTGCATTGCGCCTCCGCGCGGGGCGTGCGGCAACATACATACACAGCAACAGCTTTTTTCAATATCCGTAGTGGATGTGTGATAGCTGGACATGCTCAGGCAGCTGGAAAACGAGGGCTTTGTGTGGGTGGACATTTCTGCGCCCACCCGCGAGGACATGCGCGAGCTTGGCCGGCGCTTTTCGTTCCACGAGCTGAACCTGGCAGACTGCGTCTCTAAAATCCAGATACCAAAAATCGACCGCTACAAGACTCACGTCTTTGTCATACTGCACTTTCCGGCCGTGGCGCAAGAGCGCGTGCCAAAGCCAAGCCAGCTTGCAGCGTTCCTTGGCCTGGGCTACCTCGTGACGGTGCATCAGGAAGACCTGAAGACCGTGACGGATACGTTTGACGCGTGCGAAAGGAGCGAGGGCGTGCGCAAGGAGCTGATGGGCAGGTCGGCCGGCTACCTGTACCACAGCCTGGTCGACGCGCTCGTGGACGAGCTCTTGAACAACGTCCGCAAGATAATGGGCAACATGGAAGACATCGAGGACGCCGTCTTTGACGAGCGGGTGGCAGTGGCCCGCGAGATCTCGTACCTGCGCAGGGAAGTCACGTCGCTTCGGCGCATAGCGATTCCCATGAGGCGGACGCTTGCAGAGCTGGTGGCAAAGGACGTCCAGCGCTTTTCGGAAGAGGACCTCACCCTGTACTACGACGACGTGCAGGACCACATCGACAAGGTGATAGAGACGCTCGAAGAGTCCAAGGACACCATAGAGATCTTCAAGGACACCGACTTTATGCACAGCAGCGACAGGTCCAACAAGATACTTGCGGTGCTCACGATAATATTCACGCTTTCCATGCCGGCGTCCATAGTGGGCTCGTTCTACGGGATGAACGTGCCGATACCCGGCGGCACAGAGAACGGGCCGTGGACGTTCCTTGGGCCGTACACCGCCTTTGCGCTAATCGTCCTTGCGTCAAGCGCGTCTGCAGGGGCGATGATGGTGTATTTCCGCCGGCTCGGGTGGATCTAAAAATAAAATATGTACATATACAAGAAGGGCCTCTATGTGAGCTGCCTTGGCGGCAGAAGAATCAGCTATGTCCAATAACACCGCGACATCGATCTTTGGGCTTCCAAGCACGATTGACATCTTTGGAGTCCAGGTGACGCCGTTTGCCATCATACTCACGATTGCGATAATCGTCGCCGGCTTTGCAATAGCGCACGGAGTCCGGCTCGTCACGCTAAAGTACCTGGGCACGCGCCTGCCGCCCGACGCAAGGAAGGCGACCGGCAGGACCGTCTATTACGGCATAATAGCCGTGGCGCTGCTCTCGGCGCTTGGGGTCTCTGGCCTCGACCTCTCCGGCCTGTTCCTTGCAGGCGGCTTTGCCGGCATCATCGTAGGCTTTGCCACGCAGTCGCTGTTCTCAAACCTGATTTCGGGCATATTCCTGCAAATCGACAAGCCGATGAAGATAGGAGACCCCGTTCTCATAACGGGCAAGCTACCTGACGTCGCCGGCGTGGTGGTGGAGGTGACGGCGCTCTCATCGCGCCTGCGCATGTTCGACGGGACGTACGTGCGCCTGCCAAACAGCGACGTCTTTCTGTCGGAGATCCGCAACTTTTCCGGCGCCGCAGCGCGCAGGGTCGAGCTCGTGATAGGGGTCTCGTACGACTCGGACGCGCAAAAGGCAATCGGCATCATCCGGCAGAGCCTGAAGGGCACGCCGCTGGTGCTCGTCGAGCCCGAGCCCGACGTGT
The sequence above is drawn from the Nitrososphaera viennensis EN76 genome and encodes:
- a CDS encoding peptidase, translating into MNTGRGKFLAVAFITVLVLPAVLASQKAFADGLTQENLPPATFGNREAALFVKINPPILTTESQQDAYLQFRLFDVKTNETIKFPTLNIAVYKGTDPKAKPLMQDFFQSENGLLTLKIKPQEGPVQIQGSREPFLSALQADPGGTVNVSGPVLLDGGLYRIDVEVFGIDFPTNIFKDEDVKTFETALSVGDVYSQNVQSADGKTYPMSIISYYDKVEDFNFNAESKTYSWAMPFDWNVERIQNAPNVFVHEEVKVPKSFAGVGDASAFEAKVNGKPIAGRMLAVDPFADENNLILHFLINKNDILDMARNDPPADGKMSFSFSPAGAAGEQTSGEISTDTGGIHVLMNWTPSQLKAGTDTKLNMRFVDAFAGASITDDVKYDIKIFDKAGKEVFAKADQIAKGGAGEQTGLNFPADENYRVEVTVKGLVKEGQAPDLTRNGIARGAVVVPEFPAGAMVAVAGAIAAIVAAQRLMARKSK
- a CDS encoding nitroreductase family protein codes for the protein MDNKTAKADYTINDLIAKRWSARAFSDRPVEKQKVMSLLEAARWAPSSSNEQPWRFIVFTAENNKEMLEAARSVLSEGNSYARKAPVLMCAVAKRTYTHNDKDNRHYMHDVGAATAYMFLEAYNQGLAMHVMGGFDVEKARQSFEIPQGFEPATMIAIGYYGNPETLPEKPREKELAPRSRKPIGELAFSGRWGSTTSII
- a CDS encoding hydroxymethylglutaryl-CoA synthase family protein, with protein sequence MPVVGIDDLAIYVPKLYIDYKDFAQARGIDPQKLEYGIGIRKMAIADTNQDPACMAANACLKLMQKAHIHPQDVGRLYVATESALDESKALNSFVIGMLEQVYGEGSFEHAGGIECKFACVSGSYALHDNANWIRAEENSGKAAIVIVSDIAKYDLGSAGEYTQGAGAVALLIKEEPRLMAFDPKVASTVIKNEYDFYRPFGKETPLVNGGYSNLLYLIQVRKAFDAYKEKALKTGLVKLNEGEAITDHIDFFSVHLPYRRMGEKALAYLLRHEWRHLPRWKHVTKEIGMNEPQPKDPRGTIESILADTDFMKADEQFRRAFMQTSFYNETYEKKMASSLEASAQIGNLYTASMYMGLRSLLEFEFKKGTDLEGKRIGFGSYGSGSSAMVFSGIMQPTYKEIVKGLDLENDIGDRVKLSIDEYERLHRKEIDFNSAVTKAHKEFVLVKLGGSTADKAGFREYDYVS
- the ilvA gene encoding threonine ammonia-lyase, translated to MNDDSVWKADRKHRVPTYDDIVKARSLLEGTVRKTPLQRSSTFSKLAGTNVFLKLECLQLTGSFKVRGALAKVGSLTEKQAGYGVIAASAGNHAQGVAFASARKNVPCTIVMPQNASPAKVAATRSYGAEVVQKGFNYDEAWEATQEIAKQEGKTIIHAFDDPDVIAGQGTIGLELMEDLAGADRVYLPVGGGGLAAGVSIAIKAKKPDIKIIGVESRAFPAMKESMAKGSLQSVKAGYTIADGISVKSPGKLTYEIVSKHLDDIVLVDDTAIVKTMFLLMERAKLVVEPAGAASLAYLLSNGHQAGKNEKVISLLSGGNVDMYLLGQVVAKGLMQMGRLVKIFILLPDKPGALKEVVDDIAELSVNIVEVEHDRLSANIPAGTAGVYLSLELENEKRSQKLLDFMKRKGIEFKVVS
- a CDS encoding DUF6438 domain-containing protein; amino-acid sequence: MSSSAVAGGIVVGVAFVVVFSMFSIPSGFEGNIEDVTISLERTPCFGFCPDYTVTVFGNGTVVYEGRNFVYAKGEQRAQIAQSDVKELVDEFYRVGFFSMKDRYEAQVTDLPSQTTSITAGDATKSVYRYGPEPQRLVMLEDKIDEVAKTAQWVKGEG
- a CDS encoding DUF2024 family protein → MECAVYDTYVQKKDGKIMHFDVVVEANTPHEKAIQYGQQWLATVGQAGQKMTSEECQFCHIQEAPPFVEKSIKQQGYWIQKMEGCPN
- a CDS encoding MBL fold metallo-hydrolase translates to MALVFQQIRRMDSGCVTYLIGSTMTKECAIVDPLLDTDYVAEEAKKAGLKIVYVIDTHTHADHVSGARNIARQFGLPGVHMSEKSQSRFKTIPLKDGQAIKLGEDVELKFVYTPGHTYDHMCILVNNGKILTGDTLFVGDVGRVDLGGDARDKSDKLFDSLHGKLMKLADGVEVYPAHVGAAHHLGNARTSSTIGTERENNGALKAADKDAFFKYMTEDWPPKPPDYQNIIRLNKGEASIAMV